In a genomic window of Mastacembelus armatus chromosome 3, fMasArm1.2, whole genome shotgun sequence:
- the pcnp gene encoding PEST proteolytic signal-containing nuclear protein, which yields MADYEHNRKARTDDGGPLEEGGRVKTKPVSCSTVGGEGTTVKRKSQQLALEDEEEFTADPPAPCKVSKIGFSMSSQMGKKANPISIKLGATKPKEPVPSLPPKKPGLASVFNEDDDSEPEEMPPEAKMRMKNIGRETPTSAGPNSFNKGKQGFSDHQKLWERKLKAQADKS from the exons ATGGCGGACTACGAGCATAACAGAAAGGCTCGCACTGACGACGGAG GGCCGCTGGAGGAGGGAGGCAGAGTGAAAACTAAGCCTGTCTCTTGTAGCACGGTGGGAGGAGAAGGGACCACAGTCAAACGTAAATCCCAGCAGCTCGCTcttgaagatgaagaggagttCACAGCAGATCCACCAGCCCCCTGCAAAGTCTCCAAAATAGGCTTTAGCATGAGCAGTCAGATGGGGAAGAAGGCGAACCCCATATCAATCAAACTAGGAGCAACA AAACCAAAAGAACCTGTACCATCACTTCCCCCTAAAAAGCCAGGACTGGCATCTGTTTttaatgaagatgatgat AGTGAACCTGAGGAGATGCCTCCAGAGGCAAAGATGCGGATGAAGAACATTGGAag GGAGACACCAACATCTGCAGGACCCAATTCCTTCAACAAGGGCAAGCAAGGCTTCTCTGATCATCAAAAACTTTGGGAGAGGAAGCTCAAGGCCCAAGCAGACAAATCATAA
- the LOC113137855 gene encoding interleukin-18 receptor accessory protein-like has translation MQTGYFLLFLVFPIFLEGCCVRNNQKKGIATVKSIGLQKDTTRLYYRAVKGEIFRLPCMKYVTGHMKMVWSRTGDSREGHDGPSFECDKDFSAEAKHTGTYSDLTGNFFYLQVVEKSSLGCFHPEESWKMLLNARGGEIPCPGRTCSNNTHVTWYKGSRAVSEQRRASCDKNGLLHLCQVMDSDAGVYFCDRQIIEQGVTWTFRRAVTITVIPHYNATYHPRIVYPDANMTEEVELDQSHTLNCEVYFPFEIKISAEVRWYMNYGGNMENMTLLSMEKPQQSSMIMAEFALTQRAIIKKVTPQHLNHTYSCIASNIVGNSKVTIRLKRRIKVKWPSLVGYPIVSLVLVAGLGIILHVKWLELQLIYRSHFQNGKHDGDEKEFDALLSYVWSPPQSAEEDGAVTPCSCSGPDIDEEACLSSLNPLHTDEGKASQRPLEMLIPHVLEDQWGYRLCLLERDVLPGGAYANDVVLAIQRSRMLICVLSADYLCNSNAVFVLESGIQALLQKCDLKLLLIWTSKASASLIESDPSLPTLVQRALKVLPSLDWTSDKPVRASYNFWRSLRKAMSSYCHE, from the exons ATGCAAACTGGAtactttctgttatttttagtATTTCCCATTTTCTTGGAGGGATGCTGTGTGAGAAACAACCAAAAGAAAGGAATTG CAACTGTAAAATCGATAGGTCTTCAGAAGGATACTACCCGTCTATACTACAGAGCTGTGAAGGGGGAAATCTTTCGACTGCCATGCATGAAATATGTGACCGGGCACATGAAGATGGTGTGGTCCAGGACTGGAGACAGCAGAGAAGGACATGATGGCCCATCGTTTGAGTGTGACAAAGATTTTTCAGCTGAAGCAAAACATACTGGAACATACAGTGACCTCACAGG CAACTTTTTCTATCTACAGGTGGTGGAGAAAAGCAGTCTGGGATGTTTCCATCCTGAGGAGAGCTGGAAAATGCTGCTCAACGCTAGAGGTGGGGAAATCCCCTGCCCAGGTCGTACTTGTAGCAACAACACACACGTCACTTGGTACAAG GGTAGCAGAGCTGTGTCTGAGCAGCGTAGAGCCTCCTGTGATAAAAATGGGCTGTTACATCTCTGCCAAGTCATGGACTCTGATGCTGGTGTCTATTTCTGTGACAGACAAATAATTGAACAAGGAGTCACATGGACTTTCAGGAGGGCTGTTACCATCACAGTCATAC CACATTACAACGCAACTTACCATCCCAGGATTGTGTATCCTGATGCCAATATGACTGAGGAAGTAGAGCTTG ATCAGTCTCACACTTTGAACTGTGAGGTATACTTTCCTTTTGAGATAAAGATTTCTGCAGAGGTGAGGTGGTACATGAATTATGGTGGAAACATGGAGAATATGACTCTGCTATCCATGGAGAAGCCCCA GCAGAGCAGCATGATAATGGCCGAGTTTGCGCTCACACAGAGAGCCATTATTAAAAAGGTGACGCCACAACACTTGAACCACACGTATTCCTGTATTGCCAGCAATATTGTTGGAAACAGCAAAGTCACTATCAGACTCAAAAGGAGAATTAAAG tAAAATGGCCATCACTGGTTGGATATCCCATTGTATCTTTGGTGCTGGTAGCTGGGCTGGGAATCATTTTGCATGTGAAATGGCTGGAACTACAGCTTATCTACAGATCCCACtttcaaaatggaaaacatgatgGAG ATGAGAAAGAGTTTGATGCGCTTCTGTCATACGTTTGGAGCCCACCACAGTCAGCAGAGGAAGATGGAGCTGTGACCCCTTGCTCCTGTTCAGGACCTGACATTGATGAGGAAG CATGTCTATCCAGCTTGAACCCACTGCACACTGACGAGGGTAAAGCCAGCCAGAGACCACTCGAAATGCTGATACCCCATGTGTTAGAAGACCAGTGGGGGTATCGCCTCTGTCTGCTGGAGAGGGATGTGCTTCCTGGTGGAG CATATGCAAATGATGTGGTTCTTGCAATACAGAGAAGTCGGATGCTTATCTGTGTGCTATCAGCTGACTACCTCTGCAACAGCAATGCTGTGTTTGTACTGGAATCAGGAATCCAG GCTTTGCTGCAAAAATGTGACCTAAAACTCCTGTTAATATGGACCAGTAAAGCCTCAGCATCCCTCATCGAGTCAGACCCTAGTTTGCCAACACTGGTCCAAAGAGCCTTGAAGGTGCTACCCAGTCTGGATTGGACCTCAGACAAACCTGTAAGAGCCTCTTACAACTTCTGGAGGTCTTTGAGGAAGGCTATGTCCTCATACTGTCATGAGTaa
- the stk16 gene encoding serine/threonine-protein kinase 16 has protein sequence MGQTLCICSRASIIIDNKKYYFVQKLDEGGFSYVDLVEGVKDGNFYALKRILCHDREGRHEAQTEVEMHQMFNHPNILNLVAHTFVDRGGKSEAWLLLPYIRKGSLWSVLEKLRDKRNSMPEKQILHILRGICSGLKAIHEKGYAHRDLKPTNVLLDEDDRPVLMDLGSMNRARIEVRGTREAMAIQDWAAQRCTISYRAPELFNVESHCIIDERTDTWSLGCVLYCMMMLEGPYDLVFQKGDSVALAVQNPVAIPQSCSYSEGLQVLLRSIMVSNPHERPTINWVLDQVQDLQSRSPNTQTNMV, from the exons ATGGGGCAGACCCTGTGCATATGCTCCCGTGCTTCCATCATCattgacaataaaaaatattactttGTCCAGAAGCTAGATGAAGG TGGGTTCAGTTATGTTGATCTGGTTGAGGGGGTAAAGGATGGAAACTTCTATGCCTTGAAGAGGATCCTGTGCCATGACCGTGAAGGCCGCCACgaggctcagacagaggtggagATGCATCAGATGTTTAATCACCCCAACATCTTGAACCTGGTTGCACACACTTTTGTTGATCGTGGTGGCAAAAGTGAAGCCTGGTTACTTCTACCTTATATTAGA AAGGGCAGTCTGTGGTCTGTTCTGGAGAAGTTAAGAGACAAGAGGAACTCGATGcctgaaaaacagattttgcaTATCTTGCGTGGTATTTGCTCTGGACTCAAGGCCATTCATGAAAAGGGCTATGCACACAG AGATTTAAAGCCCACCAATGTGCTTCTAGATGAGGATGACAGGCCAGTTCTGATGGACCTCGGCTCTATGAACCGTGCCAGGATTGAG GTCAGAGGTACCCGGGAAGCCATGGCTATACAGGACTGGGCAGCCCAACGGTGCACCATTTCCTACAGGGCCCCAGAACTCTTCAATGTAGAGAGCCACTGCATTATAGATGAGCGTACTGACACCTGG tctcttggctgtgtgctttaTTGCATGATGATGTTGGAGGGGCCATATGACCTGGTATTTCAGAAGGGGGACAGTGTTGCCCTAGCTGTCCAGAATCCAGTGGCCATCCCACAGTCTTGCAG TTACTCGGAAGGCCTGCAGGTGCTGCTGAGGTCAATTATGGTGTCAAATCCCCATGAGAGACCAACCATCAACTGGGTTCTTGACCAGGTACAGGACTTACAGAGTCGCAGCCCCAACACCCAAACCAACATGGTTTGA